In one window of Streptomyces sp. NBC_01224 DNA:
- a CDS encoding enoyl-CoA hydratase/isomerase family protein, whose amino-acid sequence MKLSLPDYLSPYRRPSTVRTVREGPVLRVELNRPDTGNAVTEAMLDDLLTVLAVPDPDVRVLVLSGAGDDFCLGGDRNEFADWLDQDPTGRGIRIAGDKARRVCEAISTSQAVTIARIQGKAIGAGLALALACDLRVGADTAGFRLPELALGLPTAWGGVLPRLIHEVGAARARELILTGRAFDAAEAYELSVLQRIVPADALDEAVTAWTKPIVRRPEAALRVTKALLNSYAAPTRLADPSVLDAELMATVAAATRRTRDAGGTGAMR is encoded by the coding sequence ATGAAGCTCTCTCTCCCCGACTACCTGTCCCCGTACCGGCGGCCGAGCACGGTGCGCACCGTGCGCGAGGGCCCCGTCCTGCGCGTGGAGCTGAACCGCCCCGACACCGGCAACGCGGTCACCGAGGCGATGCTGGACGATCTGCTGACGGTCCTGGCCGTACCGGACCCCGACGTCCGGGTGCTGGTGCTCAGCGGTGCCGGGGACGACTTCTGCCTGGGCGGGGATCGGAACGAGTTCGCCGACTGGCTGGACCAGGATCCCACCGGGCGGGGCATCCGGATCGCGGGCGACAAGGCCCGCCGCGTCTGCGAGGCGATCTCCACCAGCCAGGCGGTCACCATCGCCAGGATCCAGGGCAAGGCGATCGGCGCGGGACTGGCGCTGGCCCTCGCCTGCGATCTGCGCGTCGGCGCCGACACCGCCGGTTTCCGGCTGCCGGAGCTGGCGCTCGGGCTGCCCACCGCCTGGGGCGGCGTGCTGCCCCGACTGATCCATGAGGTCGGCGCCGCTCGTGCGCGCGAACTCATCCTGACCGGACGCGCCTTCGACGCCGCCGAGGCGTACGAACTGTCGGTCCTCCAGCGCATCGTGCCCGCGGACGCCCTCGACGAGGCGGTCACCGCGTGGACCAAGCCCATCGTGCGCCGCCCCGAGGCCGCCCTGCGCGTCACGAAGGCACTGCTCAACTCGTACGCCGCCCCGACGCGGCTGGCCGATCCGTCCGTCCTGGACGCGGAGCTGATGGCCACCGTCGCGGCCGCGACCCGCCGGACCCGCGACGCCGGGGGGACCGGAGCGATGCGCTAG
- a CDS encoding cytochrome P450, whose translation MGDVVRAPWNAYFVTGFDTCSEVLRGRNWLAPDFAWQERQADTERWDAVATQEMTKTLSRLNAPEHTCQRRSLGNLFDRSTIQRLTPQVEEDVTRLLDELDDKLRWGETDFVSTVSEQLPISTIGSWLGIPPEDYPHILEITHNQVHAQELLPTKSELAVSAEATVHLRAYFTDLVKQRRANPGNDVLTGWIHTWDAMEPDREAADEILYRLTMFVTIASLETTATLLSTMVGLLLREPGRWAWLAEHPGYIDAAVDEALRYDPPIHINTRIAADDTILAGVPIAKDSMVHVMYGAANHDPRRNEDPDSFDIERTGTHLTFGGGVHYCLGAALARLEARTLLTQLLKRFPTLRAVTGPSYASRLVFRRVTSLGVAI comes from the coding sequence ATGGGTGATGTCGTACGCGCTCCCTGGAACGCGTACTTCGTCACCGGCTTCGACACATGCAGCGAGGTGCTGCGCGGCCGCAACTGGCTGGCACCGGACTTCGCCTGGCAGGAACGCCAGGCGGACACCGAGCGCTGGGACGCGGTCGCCACCCAGGAGATGACCAAGACGCTCTCGCGCCTCAACGCGCCGGAGCACACATGCCAGCGGCGGAGCCTCGGCAACCTCTTCGACCGCTCCACCATCCAGCGGCTGACCCCTCAGGTCGAGGAGGACGTCACCCGGCTTCTCGACGAGCTGGACGACAAACTGCGCTGGGGCGAGACCGACTTCGTCAGTACGGTCAGCGAGCAGCTCCCGATCAGCACCATCGGCTCCTGGCTGGGGATCCCGCCCGAGGACTACCCCCACATCCTGGAGATCACCCACAACCAGGTGCACGCCCAGGAGCTGCTGCCCACCAAGAGCGAGCTCGCCGTGTCCGCCGAGGCGACCGTTCATCTGCGCGCGTACTTCACCGACCTGGTGAAACAGCGCCGCGCGAACCCCGGCAACGATGTCCTGACCGGCTGGATACACACCTGGGACGCCATGGAACCCGACCGCGAGGCGGCGGACGAGATCCTCTACCGTCTCACCATGTTCGTCACCATCGCCTCTCTGGAGACCACCGCGACGCTGCTGTCGACCATGGTGGGACTGCTGCTGAGGGAGCCCGGCCGGTGGGCGTGGCTCGCGGAGCACCCCGGATACATCGACGCCGCCGTCGACGAGGCCCTCCGGTACGACCCGCCCATCCACATCAACACCCGGATCGCCGCCGACGACACGATCCTGGCGGGCGTGCCGATCGCGAAGGACAGCATGGTCCACGTCATGTACGGGGCCGCCAACCACGACCCCCGGCGCAACGAGGACCCGGATTCCTTCGACATCGAGCGCACCGGCACCCACCTCACCTTCGGGGGCGGTGTGCACTACTGCCTCGGCGCGGCCCTCGCCCGCCTTGAGGCACGTACGCTCCTGACCCAGCTCCTGAAACGTTTCCCCACCCTGCGCGCCGTCACGGGGCCCAGTTACGCGTCCCGTCTGGTCTTCAGGCGTGTGACCTCGCTGGGCGTGGCGATATGA
- a CDS encoding CAP domain-containing protein: MRKHHAKRSRRRTAIAVVALGAVGTLGFGETAEAAGAPSTAASAVFGAHAKESARLLKLVNSARSAVGCSPLTLNAKLTKAARKHSADMASHRNMSHTGSDGSDPGDRITHAGYDRSAYGENVAYGYTTPESVMAGWMNSPGHKRNILDCSFKEIGVGLAQPGNYWTQDFGQPDRQSAG; the protein is encoded by the coding sequence ATGAGGAAGCACCACGCGAAGAGGTCCCGCCGACGGACGGCCATTGCTGTCGTCGCCTTGGGAGCCGTGGGAACCCTGGGCTTCGGGGAAACCGCAGAAGCCGCGGGTGCGCCCTCCACCGCCGCCTCGGCCGTCTTCGGCGCTCATGCGAAGGAATCCGCCCGCCTGCTGAAGCTCGTCAACAGCGCGCGCAGCGCGGTCGGTTGCTCGCCGCTGACGTTGAACGCGAAACTCACGAAGGCCGCCCGGAAGCACAGCGCGGACATGGCATCCCACCGGAACATGTCCCACACCGGCTCCGACGGCTCGGACCCGGGCGACCGGATCACGCACGCCGGATACGACCGGAGCGCGTACGGCGAGAACGTCGCCTACGGCTACACCACCCCCGAGAGCGTCATGGCGGGCTGGATGAACAGCCCCGGCCACAAGCGCAACATCCTCGACTGCTCGTTCAAGGAGATCGGCGTGGGCCTCGCGCAGCCCGGCAACTACTGGACGCAGGACTTCGGACAGCCCGACAGGCAATCGGCCGGGTAG
- a CDS encoding VOC family protein: MAVHPEGTPCWADAMFPDLDRAKTFYGDVLGWTFGESSSEFGDYTQAYADGKAVAAVVPPMPGQEGQSAWCLYLASPDAAATAAKIRENGGETLMDPMEVGGFGTMLLARDPSGVVFGVWQAGSHEGFESQGVPGAFCWAEVFTREPEKSDAFFSAVFPYSMVKMEDDAVDFRMFNLGDRTVMGRMKMGDEFPPEVPPHMNVYFTVADCDTAVAKATERGAILRFGPMTMPFGRFAALTDPQGAAFSVIDVNTTEGEVPKTSPVS, translated from the coding sequence ATGGCTGTACACCCGGAGGGCACGCCGTGCTGGGCCGACGCGATGTTCCCCGACCTCGACAGAGCGAAGACCTTCTACGGTGATGTGCTCGGCTGGACGTTCGGCGAGTCCTCGTCCGAGTTCGGCGACTACACACAGGCGTACGCCGACGGCAAGGCGGTCGCCGCCGTCGTGCCCCCGATGCCCGGCCAGGAGGGACAGTCGGCCTGGTGTCTGTACCTCGCCTCGCCGGACGCCGCCGCCACCGCCGCGAAGATCCGCGAGAACGGCGGCGAGACGCTGATGGACCCCATGGAGGTGGGCGGGTTCGGCACGATGCTGCTGGCCCGCGACCCCAGCGGTGTCGTCTTCGGCGTGTGGCAGGCGGGCAGCCATGAGGGCTTCGAGTCCCAGGGCGTGCCCGGTGCGTTCTGCTGGGCCGAGGTCTTCACCCGGGAGCCCGAGAAGTCGGACGCCTTCTTCTCCGCCGTCTTCCCGTACAGCATGGTGAAGATGGAGGACGACGCCGTCGACTTCAGGATGTTCAACCTCGGCGACAGGACGGTCATGGGGCGGATGAAGATGGGCGACGAATTCCCGCCCGAGGTGCCGCCGCACATGAATGTGTACTTCACCGTCGCGGACTGCGACACGGCCGTGGCGAAGGCGACCGAGCGCGGTGCGATCCTGCGGTTCGGCCCGATGACCATGCCCTTCGGCCGCTTCGCCGCGCTGACGGACCCGCAGGGTGCGGCGTTCTCCGTGATCGACGTCAACACGACCGAGGGCGAGGTGCCCAAGACGTCCCCGGTGTCCTGA
- a CDS encoding DUF4118 domain-containing protein, whose amino-acid sequence MGFPLRDRFALAAALIGPFLAALMLSLFRTSVSGTDPALILVVVVVAVSAIGNRWAGAVAALSSAAWFDFFLTPPYQRFSIASTDNVETAVLLLAVGLVVSQLAARARRLRVITVTDAGHLARIHDTALLVQSATSPDLVVEQVRRQLVDVLRLQGCRFEYGSLLGQPPRLEQDGSVVVGHRRWDVDRDGWPEGEMELRASASGHYSGRFMLRPLPGTVPSLQARLVAVTLADHAGAALDTAGPVLDR is encoded by the coding sequence ATGGGATTCCCGCTTCGTGACCGCTTCGCACTGGCCGCGGCCCTGATCGGGCCCTTCCTGGCCGCACTGATGCTGTCGCTCTTCCGTACGAGTGTGTCGGGCACCGATCCGGCCCTGATCCTGGTCGTCGTCGTGGTGGCGGTCTCAGCCATCGGGAACCGCTGGGCCGGGGCCGTCGCGGCGCTGTCGTCCGCCGCATGGTTCGACTTCTTCCTCACCCCGCCGTACCAGCGGTTCAGCATCGCGAGCACCGACAACGTGGAGACGGCGGTCCTGCTCCTGGCCGTGGGCCTCGTGGTGTCGCAGCTGGCTGCCCGCGCCCGTCGCCTGCGGGTGATCACCGTGACCGATGCGGGCCACCTCGCCCGGATCCACGACACCGCCCTGCTCGTCCAGTCCGCGACCTCCCCCGACCTGGTGGTGGAGCAGGTCCGCCGGCAGCTCGTGGACGTACTGCGATTGCAGGGATGCCGTTTCGAGTACGGAAGCCTGCTGGGGCAGCCGCCGCGACTGGAGCAGGACGGCAGTGTCGTCGTGGGGCACCGTCGCTGGGACGTCGACCGCGACGGCTGGCCGGAGGGCGAGATGGAGCTCCGCGCCTCGGCGAGCGGCCACTACTCCGGCCGGTTCATGCTCCGGCCCCTTCCCGGAACCGTCCCGTCGTTGCAGGCGCGTCTCGTGGCGGTGACCCTCGCCGATCACGCCGGTGCGGCGCTCGACACCGCGGGTCCGGTCCTGGACCGCTGA
- a CDS encoding sensor histidine kinase: protein MSEGIMRRTRRIAASPDGPAVAAAALGLLAAVESAVRAAAGPSDLPLTLPLAILLGLCTTVPLALLRVHPAAAATAVTAASLLALAGYRDLTLAGLVAQLLVLHHLGSRGSRRLAVLLVLPYVAVALADPDDRGLRVYAVSAAVLAAAAVADGNGRRTRAEAVARDATERAIANTLLEHAARGERARIARELHDVVAHHISMISVQAETARLTTPGMPETGAKRLLDIGDTARAALTEMRRLLGVLREDAGAPPVTRKPQPGLTQLNELLDEARAAGGASTRLIVSGPVAPLDPGIELTSYRIVQEALTNARRHAPGAAVDVELRYAPQTLDLRIRDNGPGPDRSGTRASGHGLLGMRERVAAVGGELRAGPAPGGGFLVEVRLPADTKEALR, encoded by the coding sequence ATGAGCGAAGGAATCATGCGGAGGACGCGGAGGATCGCCGCCTCGCCCGACGGCCCGGCGGTGGCCGCGGCGGCGCTCGGGCTGCTCGCGGCCGTGGAGAGCGCCGTCCGCGCCGCGGCCGGGCCGTCGGACCTTCCGCTCACGCTGCCGCTCGCCATACTGCTCGGCCTGTGCACCACGGTGCCGCTGGCGCTCCTGCGCGTCCACCCGGCCGCCGCGGCCACCGCCGTCACCGCGGCCAGTCTCCTGGCACTTGCGGGCTACCGGGACCTGACCCTCGCCGGGCTCGTCGCCCAGCTGCTGGTACTGCACCACCTCGGCAGCCGCGGCTCCCGCCGCCTGGCCGTGCTGCTCGTGCTGCCGTACGTCGCGGTGGCACTCGCCGACCCCGACGACAGGGGACTGCGCGTGTACGCCGTGTCGGCCGCCGTACTCGCGGCGGCGGCGGTCGCGGACGGCAACGGCCGTCGCACCCGTGCCGAGGCGGTGGCCCGCGACGCCACCGAACGGGCCATCGCGAACACGCTCCTCGAACACGCGGCGCGCGGCGAACGGGCCCGCATCGCCCGCGAGCTCCACGACGTCGTCGCCCACCACATCTCGATGATCTCCGTCCAGGCGGAGACCGCCCGCCTCACCACCCCGGGCATGCCGGAGACCGGGGCGAAACGGCTGCTGGACATCGGCGACACGGCACGCGCCGCGCTGACGGAGATGCGCCGGCTGCTCGGCGTACTGCGCGAGGACGCGGGCGCACCACCGGTCACCCGCAAGCCCCAGCCAGGCCTCACCCAGCTCAACGAGCTGCTGGACGAGGCCCGCGCGGCCGGCGGCGCGAGTACCCGGCTGATCGTCAGCGGCCCCGTGGCCCCGCTCGACCCGGGCATCGAACTCACCTCGTACCGGATCGTCCAGGAAGCTCTCACCAACGCCCGCAGACACGCTCCCGGCGCGGCCGTGGACGTCGAGCTGCGCTACGCCCCGCAGACCCTCGACCTGCGCATCAGGGACAACGGCCCGGGACCGGACCGGTCCGGCACCCGGGCCTCCGGTCACGGCCTGCTCGGCATGCGCGAGCGCGTCGCGGCGGTGGGCGGCGAACTGCGTGCGGGCCCGGCGCCGGGCGGCGGCTTCCTCGTCGAAGTGCGACTCCCCGCCGATACGAAGGAGGCTCTGCGATGA
- a CDS encoding CAP domain-containing protein: MRKHRRKTSYRKITVAVVAVGAVGVPSAAMACFAPHEKPAAEAWRTHTAHRTAQGGAPKPAAPANAPKPAASTSTPKPAAPAASGAAARILTLVNGERSKAGCSPLTMNTKLTKAAQDHSADMASHRNMSHTGSDGSAPGDRITRAGYQWSAYGENVAYGYTTPESVMAGWMDSPGHKRNILDCSFKEIGVGLAQPGNYWTQDFGTAR; the protein is encoded by the coding sequence ATGAGGAAGCACCGCAGGAAGACGTCCTACCGGAAGATCACCGTTGCTGTCGTCGCCGTGGGAGCCGTGGGTGTGCCCTCCGCCGCCATGGCCTGTTTCGCCCCCCACGAGAAGCCGGCTGCGGAGGCGTGGCGGACCCACACCGCACACCGCACCGCACAGGGGGGCGCGCCGAAGCCCGCCGCACCCGCGAACGCACCGAAGCCCGCCGCATCCACAAGCACACCGAAACCCGCCGCTCCGGCGGCGTCCGGTGCCGCCGCCCGCATATTGACGCTCGTCAACGGCGAGCGCTCCAAGGCCGGTTGCTCGCCGCTGACCATGAACACGAAGCTGACGAAGGCCGCCCAGGACCACAGCGCGGACATGGCGTCCCACCGGAACATGTCCCACACCGGCTCCGACGGCTCGGCCCCGGGCGACCGGATCACGCGCGCCGGTTACCAGTGGAGTGCGTACGGCGAGAACGTCGCCTACGGCTACACCACCCCCGAGAGCGTCATGGCGGGCTGGATGGACAGTCCCGGCCACAAGCGCAACATCCTCGACTGCTCGTTCAAGGAGATCGGCGTGGGCCTCGCGCAGCCCGGCAACTACTGGACGCAGGACTTCGGAACGGCCCGATAG
- a CDS encoding ABC transporter permease, whose amino-acid sequence MTAPTVTPYRSPLPPARDGFPQLLHSEWTKARSVRRWSVTLLAAVVITVFVSLLSALSGSFDVNGSPPPPPKGPDGTPVTDSFPFVHQQLTGDGSITARVSPLTGREGLIAPWAKAGVIIKASTDAGAPYAAVMLTPAHGVRLQSDFTHDTPGSSASGTEPRWLRLTRSGSVLTASESADGKKWTEVGRATPAGLPKTVQAGLFTATPELVTVQRHFGSASVGGGPSEVTASFDRITVEGDRGTADDGNQGAVVDGDQGTGTWRQDRVGADPTRAAGSPDRSTQTSGAWTLTGSGDIGPLTPDVDLTQRSLSGAQIGLIPLAALGVLFITTEYRRGLIRTTLTAGPRRGRMLAAKALVLAGIAFLTGLLAAVLSFLLAEPALRNNRPNPGSYPEAALTDGPVLRAVLGTALLLAAVAVLALAVGALLRNTAAAVTLIVVVFVLPMVLLAGLPVGTAHWVMKVTPLAGFAVQQTTPRYDFVSTVCLPENSCYPQGPWTGLAVPCAYAAVALGLAMWRLRRRDV is encoded by the coding sequence ATGACCGCACCCACCGTCACCCCCTACCGATCCCCACTGCCGCCCGCCCGCGACGGATTCCCGCAGTTGCTGCACTCCGAGTGGACCAAGGCCCGCAGCGTGCGCCGGTGGAGCGTCACCCTGCTCGCCGCCGTCGTGATCACCGTCTTCGTCTCACTGCTCTCCGCCCTCAGCGGCAGCTTCGACGTCAACGGCAGTCCGCCGCCACCGCCGAAGGGCCCTGACGGCACCCCCGTCACCGACAGCTTCCCCTTCGTCCACCAGCAGCTGACCGGCGACGGCAGCATCACGGCCCGGGTGTCACCGCTCACCGGTCGCGAAGGGCTCATCGCACCCTGGGCCAAGGCCGGGGTCATCATCAAGGCGAGCACCGACGCGGGAGCGCCGTACGCGGCCGTCATGCTCACACCGGCCCACGGGGTCCGGCTCCAGTCGGACTTCACCCACGACACGCCAGGCAGCAGCGCCTCCGGCACCGAGCCGCGCTGGCTGCGGCTCACTCGCTCCGGCAGCGTACTCACCGCGTCCGAGTCGGCCGACGGCAAGAAGTGGACCGAGGTCGGCAGGGCCACCCCTGCCGGACTGCCAAAAACCGTCCAGGCGGGCCTTTTCACAGCCACGCCCGAACTCGTCACGGTGCAGAGGCACTTCGGCTCCGCATCCGTCGGCGGCGGTCCGTCCGAGGTCACCGCCTCCTTCGACCGGATCACGGTCGAGGGCGACCGGGGCACGGCCGACGACGGCAACCAGGGCGCGGTGGTCGACGGCGACCAGGGCACCGGCACCTGGCGCCAGGACCGGGTCGGTGCCGATCCCACCAGGGCCGCCGGGAGCCCGGACCGCTCGACGCAGACGTCCGGCGCCTGGACCCTGACCGGCTCCGGCGACATCGGCCCCCTGACCCCGGACGTCGATCTCACCCAACGGTCCCTCAGCGGGGCCCAGATCGGGCTGATCCCGCTTGCTGCGCTGGGGGTGCTGTTCATCACCACCGAATACCGGCGGGGCCTGATCCGCACGACGCTGACGGCGGGCCCGCGCCGGGGCCGGATGCTCGCCGCCAAGGCCCTCGTACTCGCGGGAATCGCCTTCCTGACCGGGCTGCTCGCCGCCGTGCTCTCCTTCCTGCTCGCCGAACCGGCACTGCGGAACAACAGACCCAACCCCGGGTCGTACCCCGAAGCGGCGCTCACCGACGGCCCGGTGCTGCGTGCCGTCCTCGGCACCGCCCTGCTGCTGGCCGCCGTCGCCGTGCTGGCCCTGGCCGTGGGCGCACTGCTGCGGAACACGGCCGCCGCGGTGACACTGATCGTGGTGGTGTTCGTACTGCCGATGGTCCTGCTCGCCGGGCTGCCCGTCGGCACGGCGCACTGGGTGATGAAGGTGACGCCGCTCGCCGGGTTCGCCGTGCAGCAGACGACACCGCGATACGACTTCGTGAGCACCGTCTGCCTGCCCGAGAACAGCTGCTACCCGCAGGGCCCATGGACCGGACTCGCGGTGCCGTGCGCGTACGCGGCTGTCGCCCTGGGCCTCGCCATGTGGCGGCTGCGCAGGCGGGACGTATGA
- a CDS encoding cytochrome P450, producing the protein MDSQPGATPYSAPTGCPMHGERQTSLYGPEFASDPQRVYDEFRAHGLAAPIELAPGVEATLIVQHEAALRVLQNPSFFARDSRRWAALREGRVPLDSPVLPMMAYRPNCLFTDGTEHLRLRKAVTESLGRLNTTRLSRDVERIADYLIDQFIERGSADLLGDYAKLLPLLLFNQLFGCPGDIGDRLTRGMSAIFDGEDVLRANAELTECLMELVALKRRQPGEDITSWLIQHPAGLRDEELKDQLVMLMGAGIEPERNLIANALLLMLSDDTGGPQRRGTGMLVEDALDDVLWNNPPIANYATHYPVQDVDLGGVTLKANTPVLISFAAANSDPALTDARQTLSKGAHLAWGAGPHVCPAKSPAQLIALTAIEKILNTVPDLTLAVPASAVEWRPGPFHRALVSLPVRFSPSAARHAATAAPSPVSSRIAASEEAPAARYDHVEPQKKTKGWWSSFLDVFRV; encoded by the coding sequence ATGGACTCTCAGCCGGGAGCCACCCCGTACAGCGCCCCCACCGGGTGCCCGATGCACGGTGAGCGGCAGACATCGCTCTACGGGCCGGAGTTCGCGTCCGATCCGCAGCGTGTGTACGACGAGTTCCGGGCGCACGGGCTCGCTGCTCCGATCGAGCTGGCTCCCGGGGTGGAGGCCACCCTGATCGTGCAGCACGAGGCCGCGCTCCGGGTCCTGCAGAACCCCTCCTTCTTCGCCCGTGACTCACGGCGGTGGGCGGCGCTGCGGGAGGGCCGCGTACCGCTCGACAGTCCGGTGCTGCCCATGATGGCGTACCGGCCCAACTGCCTGTTCACGGACGGCACCGAGCATCTTCGCCTGCGCAAGGCGGTCACCGAGAGCCTCGGCCGCCTCAACACCACCCGGCTCAGCCGGGATGTCGAGCGCATCGCCGACTACCTCATCGACCAGTTCATCGAACGCGGCAGCGCCGACCTGCTGGGCGACTACGCCAAGCTTCTGCCGCTGCTGCTGTTCAACCAGCTCTTCGGCTGCCCCGGTGACATCGGCGACCGGCTGACCCGTGGCATGTCCGCGATCTTCGATGGCGAGGACGTACTGCGGGCCAACGCCGAGCTGACGGAGTGCCTGATGGAGCTCGTCGCCCTCAAGCGGCGGCAGCCCGGCGAGGACATCACGTCCTGGCTCATCCAGCACCCGGCGGGCCTGCGGGACGAGGAGCTCAAGGACCAGCTCGTCATGCTGATGGGCGCGGGCATCGAGCCGGAACGCAATCTCATCGCCAACGCACTGCTCCTCATGCTGTCCGACGACACCGGGGGTCCGCAGCGGCGAGGGACGGGGATGCTGGTCGAGGACGCCCTCGACGACGTGCTGTGGAACAACCCGCCGATCGCCAACTACGCGACGCACTACCCGGTCCAGGACGTCGACCTCGGCGGAGTGACGCTGAAGGCGAACACCCCCGTACTGATCAGTTTCGCCGCCGCGAACAGCGACCCCGCGCTCACCGATGCCCGCCAGACCCTGAGCAAGGGCGCCCATCTGGCCTGGGGGGCGGGCCCCCACGTCTGCCCGGCGAAGTCCCCCGCACAGCTCATCGCCCTCACCGCGATCGAGAAGATCCTCAACACGGTGCCGGACCTCACCCTCGCCGTGCCGGCCTCGGCGGTCGAATGGCGGCCGGGTCCGTTCCACCGGGCGCTGGTCTCCCTGCCGGTCCGGTTCAGCCCGAGTGCCGCGCGCCATGCGGCGACGGCCGCACCGTCGCCCGTTTCGTCCCGGATCGCCGCCTCCGAGGAGGCTCCCGCCGCGCGCTACGACCACGTGGAGCCGCAGAAGAAGACGAAGGGCTGGTGGAGTTCCTTCCTGGACGTCTTCCGCGTGTGA
- a CDS encoding response regulator transcription factor: MTATTTRIVVVDDHEVVRAGFAGLLDTQADFTVVGTASDGAEAVRVCAEQRPDVVLMDVRMPGTDGIDATAQIRAAAPDGGGPRILILTTFDLDEHVYDALAAGAGGFLLKDVTAERLFDAVRVVAAGEALLAPTVTRRLIGEFARLRRRPPAVPTAPVTALTPRETEVLRLIAEGLSNPEIAARLSVSEETVKTHVSRILNKLGLRDRTQAVVAAYESGLVVPRAGG; the protein is encoded by the coding sequence ATGACCGCGACGACCACACGGATCGTCGTCGTGGACGACCACGAGGTGGTACGGGCCGGTTTCGCCGGACTCCTGGACACCCAGGCGGACTTCACGGTGGTCGGTACCGCCTCCGACGGCGCGGAGGCCGTACGCGTCTGCGCCGAACAGCGCCCCGACGTCGTGCTGATGGACGTCCGGATGCCGGGCACGGACGGCATCGATGCCACCGCGCAGATCCGGGCCGCGGCCCCGGACGGCGGCGGCCCGCGCATCCTCATCCTCACCACGTTCGACCTCGACGAGCACGTCTACGACGCGCTGGCCGCCGGGGCGGGCGGCTTCCTGCTGAAGGACGTCACCGCGGAGCGCCTGTTCGACGCGGTACGCGTGGTCGCCGCGGGCGAGGCCCTGCTCGCGCCCACCGTCACCCGCCGCCTCATCGGCGAATTCGCCCGCCTGCGTCGCAGGCCCCCTGCCGTACCCACCGCCCCGGTCACCGCGCTCACCCCGCGTGAGACGGAGGTACTGCGCCTGATCGCCGAGGGACTGTCCAACCCGGAGATCGCCGCCCGGCTGAGCGTCAGCGAGGAGACGGTCAAGACCCACGTCAGCCGCATCCTGAACAAACTCGGTCTGCGCGACCGCACCCAGGCGGTGGTCGCGGCGTACGAATCCGGTCTGGTGGTGCCGCGCGCCGGGGGGTGA
- a CDS encoding ABC transporter ATP-binding protein: MEATVAATIQVRGLRKQFGQTVAVDDLSFTVHPGQVTGFVGPNGAGKSTTMRMLLGLDAPDAGSALIGGRPYASLRRPLTEVGALLDAAAVHPSRRGRDHLLWLAHTHGLPGRRVDEVLEQVGLATAARRRAGAYSLGMRQRLGIAAALLGDPPVLLLDEPVNGLDPEGIRWIRGFLRALAREGRAVLVSSHLMSELQDSADHLVVIGRGRLIADTPVAELLAAASGDRVALRTSARTDAMSLLAREGGTVAANGPDSLTVTGLPAERITALLGAAGVPFSEVGSDRATLEEAYMELTRNAAEFRATEEFPAATARDGEELTS, from the coding sequence ATGGAAGCAACCGTGGCAGCAACCATCCAAGTCCGGGGACTGCGCAAACAATTCGGACAGACCGTCGCCGTCGACGACCTGTCCTTCACCGTGCACCCCGGCCAGGTCACCGGCTTCGTCGGACCCAACGGCGCGGGCAAGTCCACCACCATGCGCATGCTCCTCGGTCTGGACGCGCCCGACGCGGGCAGCGCCCTGATCGGCGGGCGGCCCTACGCGTCGCTGCGCCGACCGCTGACCGAGGTCGGGGCCCTGCTGGACGCGGCGGCCGTGCACCCGAGCCGGCGCGGCCGCGACCATCTGCTGTGGCTGGCGCACACGCACGGGCTGCCGGGCCGACGGGTGGACGAGGTGCTGGAGCAGGTCGGCCTCGCGACGGCCGCGCGGCGGCGGGCGGGCGCCTACTCGCTGGGCATGCGGCAGCGGCTGGGGATCGCGGCGGCGCTGCTCGGCGACCCGCCGGTGCTGCTGCTCGACGAACCGGTCAACGGGCTCGACCCGGAAGGCATCCGGTGGATCCGCGGCTTTCTGCGGGCGCTGGCCCGCGAGGGCCGCGCGGTGCTGGTCTCCAGTCATCTGATGAGCGAACTCCAGGACTCCGCCGACCATCTGGTGGTCATCGGCCGCGGCCGGCTCATCGCCGACACCCCCGTGGCCGAACTCCTGGCCGCCGCCTCCGGCGACCGGGTCGCGCTGCGCACCTCCGCACGTACGGACGCCATGTCGTTGCTGGCCCGGGAGGGCGGGACCGTCGCCGCCAACGGGCCGGACTCGCTGACCGTCACCGGCCTGCCCGCGGAACGGATCACCGCGCTGCTCGGCGCGGCCGGGGTGCCGTTCTCCGAAGTCGGCTCGGACCGGGCGACGCTGGAGGAGGCATACATGGAACTGACCCGGAACGCGGCGGAGTTCCGGGCCACGGAGGAGTTCCCGGCCGCCACCGCCCGCGACGGCGAGGAGTTGACCTCATGA